One Candidatus Poribacteria bacterium genomic window, CCTCCTTCTCTTTTAGTTTGGTTTGTCTTTGGGAGGTTATACCATGATTTCTGCCTCATGGCAATACCAATCTCAGACTTTTGTCAGTCAACCAGGCTGACGGCTGACAGCTAATGGATCGAGGAGGTTCAAACATGGAAGGGAAGATCGTCTATTTTGAAACTCCGGGGAAGGTCAACACCGATCTCACGCTGAAGGTCGCCCGGCAGAGGGCGGAGGAACTGGGCATAAAACAGGTCGTCGTCGCCTCGACGCATGGGTATACGGCCAAAGGGTAGGTCAAAAGGTTTTCTGAATCTTGATTAAGCTCCTTAAGAGCTTTGAGCAGGTACTCGTTCGCCTCATATATTTTCCTGACGGCGATCGACATGCTATCGTGGATGGCGATATTCCCTGATGTTTTCGCTTTATCAGCCCATTCCTGAAACTCTCCGGCATGCTCCTCATTATGAGCGATCCAGTATTTCAACAGCGCTTCAAGCCTTTTCACATCCATCTTCGTCATCTCGGTTCACCTCCACTGAGTGCTAAAACCAGATATCCCCTCTCATCATTTATGATATCATACCCTTCAAACCCCGTCGAGCAAAGAAGCTTCTCCATCTCCTCGTCGGGCGGGATCATATCATCTCCGATAGCGCCCCCTATCCTTCTATGCAGCTCATTTACCTCCTCCCTCCTCAGAAGGTGGGAGATCACAAGCCTCCCGGTAGGCTTTAAGACCCTGTGGAACTCCTCAAGCGCTTTCCTCTTATCCGAGAAATGAGGAAAGGCGGAGAAACACACGACGACGTCACAACACCCCCTAATAAGGGGGATCGAAATCACATCGGCCTGAATGAACCACACCCTCCCCGAGAACTTCCGTCCCCTCGCCTTGAGGAGCATCTTCAGTGAAAAATCGAGGCAGTAGACCTCCCCTTCGTCTCCGACCATCTCCAAAAGATAGGGCGTAAGCCTCCCCGTTCCCGAACCCACCTCGAGCACGATATCCCCTCTCCTCAAGCCCCAAAGTGAGATATGGTTTCTAAGCTTGGGGATCTCGCCATCCTTGAAGTAGTCCATACCGCAACCCTGGGAGACCTCGTCGAAGAACCTCCTTTTCTCGTTCAAGGTCCTCTTCCCCCTTTCATTCCAAGATCATCCGTTTCCACTCCTCGATCTTCTCAGCCTTCTCCCGCCATTCATCCACATCCCTCTTCGTAAATATCCTCACATCTCCTCCTTGAAATTCGCCCCTGCGCTCTTCATCCTCCAGGATTCCCTCGAGTTCCATATAGATCTCCTTCAGCTCCTCGAGGTTCTCCTCGTCGGCGTTCCACATCCCTCTACTATGAGCCTCGAGCAACCTCCTGGCGATCTCCTCCAGGGCATAGGGGTTGTGCTCCATGAACCACTCCTTCATCCCGACCACAATCCTCTTTTGAATCTCGTCGTATATCCAGTCCTCGACCACCCCCGCGGTGGCATCCCAGCCGTAAAGATGAACCACCCTGGATGAGATATCACCCGCCCCCTTATATCCGTGTCGTCTCATCCCCTCGAGCCATTTAGGATTGAGCAGTCTAGTTCTCACCACCCTTTCTATCTCGTCCTTCATGTCGCGAACATCGATCCGATCGGGGTCTCGCGTATCACCCCAATAGGTTTTCACATCCTCGCCCGATATGGATTTGACGGCGGCGGTCATCCCGCCCTGGTAGGCGAAGTAGCAGCAGCAGCCTAGCAGATCATGCTCATCGCTTTCCAGCTTGTTAAAGGAGACTTTCACCTTGGACAGGTTGAAGGCGAAGGACTTGTGTGCGGGCTGGCCGTAGACGTCCTTGCCGTAAGCATATCCGCCCCAATCGACGTATACATCCCTCAGATCCTCTTCGTTCTCCCAAGCTGAGGCCTCGACGGCGTAGTTCACGCCTGCTCCGTAGCTTCCGGGCTGAGCGGCGAACACCCTGAAGGTAGCTTCCCTCTCCGATAACCCCCTCTCCATCGCCTCAAGCTTATGTTTCCTGATGTAGTTTATCTCCGGCGGCTCATCCAGACAGGATACAGCCCTTACGGCCTCGTCTATCATCTCCCATATGTGCGGGAGGGTATCGCGCATTATGCCGCTTAATCTTACGGTGACGTCTATGCGTGGCCTGCCTAGTTCCTGAAGCGGAATGATCTCGATCCCGCGCGCCCTTCCTCCTTTATCCCACCTGGGTTTGACCCCTAACAGGTGGAGTATCTGAGCGACCTCCTCCCCATCGGCCCTGAAGACGTCCATTGAGAACAAAACCATCCCGACCGATTCGGGATACTCGCCCTCCTCATGCAGGTATCTGTGCAGGAGCTTTTCGGCAAGCTGTTGGCCGACCTCAATGGCCGCGGGCGTAGGAACCCTCCACGGATCGACTCCGTAGAAGTTCCTTCCCGTGGGCAGAACCTCCACCCTGCCGCGCGTCAGGCTGCCCGACGCTCCGGGCTCGATGTACTCGCCGTTCATGCCGCGCAGAAGCTGTAATACCTCCCTCCTCGTCGCCTCCAGCTCCCTAGCCACCTCCAGGCCGTACTCCACCGTCCTCCGTAGAACTTCGATCGCCCCGGGGTTCCTCACCTGGAGGGTTTCCTCGATTATCCCCCCGTCCGTGCCCTTTTCCAGAGCGAGCTTCATCAGCTTCCGAGCCTTCTCCGTCACCTCATCCAGGAACTTGCCGGAGAACGGATCTTGAAGTACTTCATCATAATTCCCGCCCTCTACCTCTATGATTCCCCTCCTTATCGAGGGCACATCTCCGTCGAACCGGAGGATGGAGACGAGCATGTCCACCAGCTCATCCCCTTGGGGTGGCTCGCCGAGGATGTGGAGCCCATAGGGGATCATCGTCTCGCGCATCAACGTCAGCCTGGAGTGAAGCTCCTCCCTTATCTCCTCAAATTCCTCCTCCCCCTCGATCAGATTCGCCTTCAGGGCCAGATCGGTTATCTGTCGCTCCAGCACCTTCATTCTGGCGTCATCCTCCGTCCTTCGGGCGTCCTCATATTGTCTCAAAAGCCCGTCGATCTCCTCCAGATCGTCATAAAGGCCCGAGGGTGAGATGGTCGGGATGAGATGGTCGATGAGGGTTGCGTAGCTCCTGCGCTTGGCGATGATCCCCTCCGGGGGATTGGAGATCGTGTAGATGTAGAGGTGAGGTTTGTCGGAGATGGAGATCTCGGGGAAATCCTCCTGAGCCAATCCGACGCCTTTGCCGGGCAGGAACTCCAGATAGCCGTGCGTCCCGACATGGACGACGAGGTCGGAGTTCTGAGCTATCCACATGTAGGTGGCGAGCCAGTGATGGGGTGGGGGAAGGGTGGGATCATGTAGTATCTTACAGACTTTGCCGTCACATTTCGCCCCGGCACATCCCCTTTTGGGTTGGAGAATCACGTTCACGTTGCCGAAGTTCAATCCAGTCACGAGTATCTTCCCCTCATACACCATCGCCTCTCCCGGAGGATCGCCCCAGCTTTCGATCACCTTCTTTTGCGCCGATTTGGGCAGTGAGTCAAACCATCTCTCATATCTTTGAGCGTCGATATACTCCAGCACGCCGCCTTTAGAGACGATCTCATCCGTTGTGGTCCATCTGAACTCGGAGATCGCCTTCCGATCCAGTATCATCCTCACCAGATCCTCGCCCGATTCGGGAATTCCCTCAACCCTGTATCCCATCTCCTTCATCGCCCTCATGACCCTGACGAGGCTTTCAGGCGTGTCCAGGCCGTATCCTCTCCCGACTGTAGCCTCAACGCTCTTGCAGGGGGCATTATGTAGGACGAAGGTGATCCTGCGTTGAGGTATCGGCTTACGCTGTAGTGTCAGCCATCCTTTGATCCGTCTCATGATCAGATCCGCCCTGTCCCCTATCGGCATCTGCAGGGCATAGCTTCCCTTGATCCTGGGTTCGCTCACCTCCACCTTGGCGCTGATCAGGATCGGCTCGATCGTCCCGGAGATCTCCGGCTGGGCGACGGACATCACCTGGCTCATCGGGCTAATCCCCTGAGGGTCCGCCCTCCACTCCTCCTCGCTCTTGTAGTACTCCTTTATCCCCTGCAGGATCGGGGCGTTCAGCCTCTCAAGCGGGGTGAGATCGCCCCTCAGGAGGGTGAAGGATTGGAGGTTGAGGATCAGATCGCATCCCTCGAGCAGCTTCAACGCCTCCTCGTTACCCGGTATTCCCAGCCTCGGATCGCTCATGCTGTAGCTGAAGACCGGCACCACCCCTATCTTCTCCCCCTCCAACTTATGAACGAGCAGATCCACCGTCGCGGTGTCGCCGTTTTCCCACTGCGATCTGTAGAAGAGCAGCCCGACCCTTGCTTTTAGCGGATAGACCTTCTCGTACTCCTCCCTCGATGCGAACACGCCCAACTGAGGATGATATATCCCCTGCCAGGGGATGGGTTCAGGAGGAGCAGGTTGGAAATCCCATCCTGCCAGCTTCCCTAGGAAAAGAATCAGGTTCTTCAGGTTTCGAATGCCTCCGAACTTGTAATATCTCTCGGCCTCAAGGGCGGCCGATGGGTGTACGTTGCCTTCGATCCCCCCTTCCCCGAACGAGACGACGATTCTATCCGGTTTGCCCTTCGACAGCTCGTCGATCCGTTCAAAGGAAGAGGAGCCGTAAAACAGGAGGGCATCGGCCCCTCGTGCATACGAGATGAACTCCTCCCAGTCGACTGTCGATCTGGGGGTAACGGCCCTCAGCTCGATCCCGTAACCCTCCTTTCGGAGGGATTCCCACGCCTCGGCGAAAAGCCTGAGCACGCTGCCTGAGTACCCTATAACGGCGGCTAACTTGAAAACCCCCTTCCTCTTCGACATGTGAAACACCTCCTCAAGTGGATCTCAGCATTGCTCTTATTCCCCTTAAGTGTAGAATTCCTTCCTGACCGATCATTTGTCGTTCACAACTTGGTCATTTGAGTCATTGGGTCATTTGGCTTCGCCGTCATTTAAAATGGCCATAAATGACTACAAGTGACTATAAATGACGCTTTTCAGCTATGGCTGCTAGTTTCAAGATCTCCACCACACTCAGCAACGATATGAGTAAGTCGGTATTATAAAGCGTCTCCCACCCACCTCCGCCATATCGACCTCAACATCGAAAAGCTGGGCTATCGTATCCGGGGTGAGGAGCTGTTGGGGAGCGCCCGATCCGATCAGCCTTCCCCCCCTCAACATCAGGAGTTTATCGGCGAAAGAGGCGAAATTCAAATCGTGCAGAACGAGGATGATGGAAATCCTCCTCTCGGTTTTGAGGCGTCTGAGAAGCGAGATCACCTCGATCTGATGTCTGAGATCCAGGTTGTTAAGCGGCTCATCCAGCAGCATCAGCCTCGGCTGCTGGGCGAGGGCGCGTGCGATTCTCACCTTCTGGCGCTCACCACCGCTCAGCTCGTCGAACCTGCGCATGGCCAGATGCTCGGCCTTCACCATTCTCAACGCCTCCATCGCGGCCTCAATCTCCTCATCGCCCGGTTTCAAACCGAATCCCTTATGCGGATATCTACCGATCAACACCACCTCAAGCGATCTCAGCGGCATCCTCTCCTCGCCATCTTGTGGCAGAAAGGAGACGAGCCTTGCGATCATGCGCTTTGACAATCTCCTCAAATTCAGCTTTCCTCCGTCGATCTCGATCCAGATATCGCCTCTCCCGTTTAACATCCCCCCCAAACATTTCAGGAGGGTCGTTTTACCTGAGCCGTTCGGCCCCACCACGGCTGCCATCTCATTTTCCACCTCGAAGCTGATCTCCTCCAGCACTGGTCTCCCGCTATAGCTGAAGCTGAGCTTATCGACGAGAAGTCTCATCGTCGTCCTCTCCTCATCAGCAGGTAAAGGAAAAAGGGTATGCCGATGAGGGATGTGGTGATCCCTATCGGTATCTCACTCGGCGCCAACAGCAACCTCGAGATGGTGTCGGCACCCAGCAGGAGAAGAGCTCCCGTCAGGGCGCTCGTGGGAAAGAGGAGCGAATGTTCAGCCCCTATCAGCAGCCTCGCTATGTGAGGGGCCACAAGGCCGATGAACCCGATCGTTCCGGTGAAGGAGATGACCGTGGCGGTCATGAGCGATGAGAGGGCTGTGGAGATCAGCCTCAGCCTTTTGACGTCCACGCCCAGACTCATGGCCACCTCATCTCCACTGAGCATGGCGTTCATCTCCCAGCTTTTCGAGATCAGTATCGGAGCGGAAAGGACGAAGGCGATGAAGACGGCTCCAACCTTCCACCACCGCATCCCGTTCAGGCTTCCCATCAGCCAGAAAACCACGGCATGGACGTCCTCTCTCATACCCAGATATTGGAGTATGGAGGTGAGGGATGAGAACAGATACATGACCGCCACCCCGGATAGGATCATGGAATTGGAGGAGGCGCCTTTCAGACGGGCCACGCCGTATGCGATG contains:
- a CDS encoding class I SAM-dependent methyltransferase, with product MNEKRRFFDEVSQGCGMDYFKDGEIPKLRNHISLWGLRRGDIVLEVGSGTGRLTPYLLEMVGDEGEVYCLDFSLKMLLKARGRKFSGRVWFIQADVISIPLIRGCCDVVVCFSAFPHFSDKRKALEEFHRVLKPTGRLVISHLLRREEVNELHRRIGGAIGDDMIPPDEEMEKLLCSTGFEGYDIINDERGYLVLALSGGEPR
- the cobN gene encoding cobaltochelatase subunit CobN; this translates as MSKRKGVFKLAAVIGYSGSVLRLFAEAWESLRKEGYGIELRAVTPRSTVDWEEFISYARGADALLFYGSSSFERIDELSKGKPDRIVVSFGEGGIEGNVHPSAALEAERYYKFGGIRNLKNLILFLGKLAGWDFQPAPPEPIPWQGIYHPQLGVFASREEYEKVYPLKARVGLLFYRSQWENGDTATVDLLVHKLEGEKIGVVPVFSYSMSDPRLGIPGNEEALKLLEGCDLILNLQSFTLLRGDLTPLERLNAPILQGIKEYYKSEEEWRADPQGISPMSQVMSVAQPEISGTIEPILISAKVEVSEPRIKGSYALQMPIGDRADLIMRRIKGWLTLQRKPIPQRRITFVLHNAPCKSVEATVGRGYGLDTPESLVRVMRAMKEMGYRVEGIPESGEDLVRMILDRKAISEFRWTTTDEIVSKGGVLEYIDAQRYERWFDSLPKSAQKKVIESWGDPPGEAMVYEGKILVTGLNFGNVNVILQPKRGCAGAKCDGKVCKILHDPTLPPPHHWLATYMWIAQNSDLVVHVGTHGYLEFLPGKGVGLAQEDFPEISISDKPHLYIYTISNPPEGIIAKRRSYATLIDHLIPTISPSGLYDDLEEIDGLLRQYEDARRTEDDARMKVLERQITDLALKANLIEGEEEFEEIREELHSRLTLMRETMIPYGLHILGEPPQGDELVDMLVSILRFDGDVPSIRRGIIEVEGGNYDEVLQDPFSGKFLDEVTEKARKLMKLALEKGTDGGIIEETLQVRNPGAIEVLRRTVEYGLEVARELEATRREVLQLLRGMNGEYIEPGASGSLTRGRVEVLPTGRNFYGVDPWRVPTPAAIEVGQQLAEKLLHRYLHEEGEYPESVGMVLFSMDVFRADGEEVAQILHLLGVKPRWDKGGRARGIEIIPLQELGRPRIDVTVRLSGIMRDTLPHIWEMIDEAVRAVSCLDEPPEINYIRKHKLEAMERGLSEREATFRVFAAQPGSYGAGVNYAVEASAWENEEDLRDVYVDWGGYAYGKDVYGQPAHKSFAFNLSKVKVSFNKLESDEHDLLGCCCYFAYQGGMTAAVKSISGEDVKTYWGDTRDPDRIDVRDMKDEIERVVRTRLLNPKWLEGMRRHGYKGAGDISSRVVHLYGWDATAGVVEDWIYDEIQKRIVVGMKEWFMEHNPYALEEIARRLLEAHSRGMWNADEENLEELKEIYMELEGILEDEERRGEFQGGDVRIFTKRDVDEWREKAEKIEEWKRMILE
- a CDS encoding ABC transporter ATP-binding protein gives rise to the protein MRLLVDKLSFSYSGRPVLEEISFEVENEMAAVVGPNGSGKTTLLKCLGGMLNGRGDIWIEIDGGKLNLRRLSKRMIARLVSFLPQDGEERMPLRSLEVVLIGRYPHKGFGLKPGDEEIEAAMEALRMVKAEHLAMRRFDELSGGERQKVRIARALAQQPRLMLLDEPLNNLDLRHQIEVISLLRRLKTERRISIILVLHDLNFASFADKLLMLRGGRLIGSGAPQQLLTPDTIAQLFDVEVDMAEVGGRRFIIPTYSYRC
- a CDS encoding iron ABC transporter permease, with amino-acid sequence MKGSELYSRYRSRRIHLLGAISVALLLTILISLSLGAVSIGLKELLRILLGGGDGMERAIVWEMRMPRVTMAILGGACLALSGAAIQGILRNPLASPFTLGVASASGFGAALAITLGAGLIGWGRYLIVTNAFTFALLASAIAYGVARLKGASSNSMILSGVAVMYLFSSLTSILQYLGMREDVHAVVFWLMGSLNGMRWWKVGAVFIAFVLSAPILISKSWEMNAMLSGDEVAMSLGVDVKRLRLISTALSSLMTATVISFTGTIGFIGLVAPHIARLLIGAEHSLLFPTSALTGALLLLGADTISRLLLAPSEIPIGITTSLIGIPFFLYLLMRRGRR